From one Streptomyces mobaraensis genomic stretch:
- a CDS encoding sugar ABC transporter ATP-binding protein, which produces MTGVNDDVRAGREVPPERAELLRVEGVTKAFPGVKALDGVDLRLLAGEVHVLLGENGAGKSTLIKMLAGAHRPDAGRVLVDGREAAIRSAQDAERLGIATIHQEFNLVPGLTVAENVFLGRQPRTRLGLVDRRTMNERAARLLDRVRLRVPPTAPVAGLGIAALQMVEIAKALSLDARVLIMDEPTAVLTSEEVATLFGIVRELRDSGVGIVFITHHLEEIAALGDRVTVLRDGRSVAEVPASTPEDELIRLMVGRDITEQYPRRRTPPGAPLLRVRGLTRRGADGAPGFEDVGLEVRAGEVVGLAGLVGAGRTEVARAVFGVDRYTAGSVEVDGRVLRPGDVRAAMRAGVGLVPEDRKAQGLLLDAPLHDNLTLARLDRDTRAGFVDRRAQRREAADMAARLKVRMSGLEQPARTLSGGNQQKIVIGKWLLAGVRLLILDEPTRGVDVGAKVEIYRLVNELTAAGCGVLMVSSDLPEVLGMSDRVLVMARGRVAGEVPGGDQGPAAQDAVMELAVRHADGLDTDLEAGVTTRPETGVGTGNESAMEGSDVG; this is translated from the coding sequence ATGACCGGCGTCAACGACGACGTACGGGCCGGCCGCGAAGTCCCGCCCGAGCGCGCGGAGTTGCTCCGTGTGGAGGGAGTGACCAAGGCGTTCCCCGGTGTGAAGGCGCTGGACGGCGTGGATCTGCGGCTCCTCGCCGGCGAGGTGCACGTCCTGCTCGGGGAGAACGGGGCCGGCAAGAGCACGCTGATCAAGATGCTCGCCGGCGCCCACCGCCCCGACGCCGGCCGGGTCCTCGTCGACGGCCGCGAGGCGGCGATCCGTTCGGCGCAGGACGCCGAGCGGCTCGGGATCGCCACCATCCACCAGGAGTTCAACCTGGTGCCCGGCCTGACCGTCGCCGAGAACGTCTTCCTGGGCCGGCAGCCGCGCACCCGCCTCGGCCTGGTGGACCGGCGGACGATGAACGAGCGCGCCGCCCGCCTCCTCGACCGGGTGCGGCTGCGCGTCCCGCCGACCGCGCCCGTCGCCGGCCTGGGCATCGCCGCGCTGCAGATGGTGGAGATCGCCAAGGCGCTGAGCCTGGACGCCCGGGTGCTGATCATGGACGAGCCGACCGCGGTCCTCACCTCCGAGGAGGTGGCGACCCTCTTCGGCATCGTCCGCGAACTCCGCGACAGCGGCGTCGGCATCGTCTTCATCACCCACCACCTGGAGGAGATCGCGGCCCTCGGCGACCGGGTGACCGTCCTCCGGGACGGCCGGAGCGTCGCGGAGGTGCCGGCGTCGACGCCGGAGGACGAGCTGATCCGGCTGATGGTCGGCCGGGACATCACCGAGCAGTACCCGCGCCGCCGCACCCCGCCCGGCGCGCCCCTGCTGCGCGTCCGCGGACTCACCCGGCGGGGCGCGGACGGCGCGCCCGGCTTCGAGGACGTCGGCCTCGAGGTGCGCGCCGGGGAGGTCGTGGGCCTGGCCGGGCTGGTGGGCGCGGGCCGCACCGAGGTGGCGCGGGCGGTGTTCGGCGTCGACCGGTACACGGCCGGGTCCGTGGAGGTGGACGGCCGGGTGCTGCGCCCGGGCGACGTACGGGCCGCGATGCGGGCGGGCGTCGGTCTCGTCCCCGAGGACCGCAAGGCGCAGGGCCTGCTGCTGGACGCGCCGCTGCACGACAACCTGACGCTGGCCCGGCTGGACCGGGACACCCGGGCGGGGTTCGTCGACCGGCGGGCGCAGCGCCGGGAGGCGGCGGACATGGCCGCCCGGCTCAAGGTGCGGATGAGCGGGCTGGAGCAGCCGGCGCGGACGCTGTCCGGCGGCAACCAGCAGAAGATCGTCATCGGCAAGTGGCTGCTGGCCGGCGTGCGGCTGCTGATCCTGGACGAGCCGACGCGCGGCGTCGACGTCGGCGCCAAGGTGGAGATCTACCGGCTCGTCAACGAGCTGACGGCGGCGGGCTGCGGGGTGCTGATGGTCTCCAGCGATCTGCCCGAGGTGCTCGGGATGAGCGACCGGGTGCTGGTGATGGCGCGGGGCCGGGTGGCCGGCGAGGTGCCGGGCGGCGACCAGGGGCCGGCCGCGCAGGACGCGGTGATGGAGCTGGCCGTCCGGCACGCGGACGGCTTGGACACCGACCTGGAAGCGGGCGTGACAACCCGCCCGGAAACCGGCGTGGGAACAGGGAACGAGAGCGCGATGGAGGGCTCCGATGTCGGCTGA
- a CDS encoding LysR family transcriptional regulator — protein MIDPRRLRVLRAVAEHRTVTAAAAALYLTPSAVSQQLAALEQETGHVLLTRSGRGVRLTPAGEILLGHAHRVVAQLERAEAELAAYADGTAGELTVAAFATGIAEVLAPVIALLAGRHPGIRLRVRDAEGDESLPLVMDGVADVALAVEYRGAPREDDLRLVRVPLYAEPFDAVLHTSHPLAGEPHVRLDELADSDWIAPYPGNPCHDMTVLACELAGFQPRLAHSSDDFRAVAALAGAGAGVALVPRSALSGMNLKDVVVRPVEGVTPTRRVFAAVRRGAERHPLIRPVLEALGEVAGSLSA, from the coding sequence GTGATCGACCCCCGGCGACTGCGCGTCCTGCGGGCCGTGGCGGAGCACCGTACGGTGACCGCCGCGGCCGCCGCGCTGTACCTCACCCCGTCCGCCGTCTCCCAGCAGCTCGCCGCCCTGGAGCAGGAGACCGGCCATGTGCTGCTGACCCGCAGCGGCCGGGGTGTACGGCTCACTCCGGCCGGGGAGATCCTGCTCGGCCACGCCCACCGGGTGGTGGCCCAGCTGGAGCGGGCCGAGGCCGAGCTCGCCGCCTACGCGGACGGCACCGCGGGCGAGCTCACCGTCGCGGCCTTCGCCACCGGCATCGCGGAGGTGCTGGCGCCGGTGATCGCCCTCCTCGCCGGGCGCCACCCCGGCATCCGGCTCCGGGTGCGCGACGCGGAGGGCGACGAGAGCCTGCCGCTGGTCATGGACGGGGTCGCGGACGTCGCCCTGGCCGTCGAGTACCGGGGCGCGCCGCGCGAGGACGATCTGCGGCTGGTCCGCGTCCCGCTCTACGCCGAGCCGTTCGACGCCGTACTGCACACCTCCCACCCGCTGGCCGGCGAGCCGCACGTGCGCCTGGACGAGCTCGCCGACAGCGACTGGATCGCCCCCTACCCCGGCAACCCGTGCCACGACATGACGGTCCTGGCCTGTGAACTGGCTGGATTCCAGCCCCGGTTGGCGCACTCCTCGGACGACTTCCGGGCGGTCGCGGCGCTCGCCGGGGCGGGCGCGGGGGTGGCTCTCGTGCCGCGCTCGGCGCTGTCGGGCATGAACCTCAAAGATGTCGTGGTGCGGCCCGTCGAGGGCGTCACGCCGACCCGCCGCGTCTTCGCCGCCGTCCGCCGCGGCGCGGAACGGCATCCCCTGATCCGCCCGGTGCTGGAGGCGCTGGGCGAGGTGGCGGGCTCGCTGTCGGCCTGA
- a CDS encoding LacI family DNA-binding transcriptional regulator gives MATIKDVADRAGVSVATVSRVLNGRSPVAATRDRVLAAVAELGYRPNVVARALRTARTRTLGLVISDLRNPFFTELADAVEQEARRLGYSLIIGNAGESPEQQDDQLRTLLDRRIDGLMVSSAGTGSEVLREIVASDTPLVLLDRSVPGVAAPCVRAEGRAALTELAAHLAALGRRRPAVIVAPAGTPVGDERLECFREALAAHGVALPPERAVGSPDMTPAGGRRALRDLLDLPEPPDAVLAADNLMALGALDEIRARGLRIPDDVALVSFDDVAWFAHTDPPLTAVAQPTRELGRAAVHTLLERVEGRPAESVLLPARLVVRRSCGEPA, from the coding sequence ATGGCGACCATCAAGGACGTGGCCGACCGGGCCGGTGTCTCCGTCGCCACCGTGTCGCGGGTGCTCAACGGCCGGTCTCCCGTGGCCGCGACCCGGGACCGGGTCCTCGCCGCCGTCGCCGAGCTCGGGTACCGGCCCAATGTGGTGGCGCGGGCGCTGCGGACGGCGCGGACGAGGACGTTGGGGCTGGTCATCAGCGATCTGCGGAACCCCTTCTTCACCGAACTCGCCGACGCCGTCGAGCAGGAGGCCCGCCGGCTCGGCTACAGCCTGATCATCGGCAACGCCGGGGAGAGCCCGGAGCAGCAGGACGACCAGCTCCGCACCCTGCTCGACCGCCGTATCGACGGGCTGATGGTCAGCTCCGCCGGCACCGGCTCGGAGGTGCTGCGCGAGATCGTCGCCTCCGACACCCCGCTGGTCCTGCTGGACCGGTCGGTGCCCGGCGTGGCGGCGCCCTGCGTCCGCGCCGAGGGGCGGGCCGCGCTCACCGAACTGGCCGCGCATCTCGCCGCGCTGGGGCGCCGCCGCCCGGCCGTGATCGTCGCGCCGGCCGGTACGCCTGTCGGGGACGAGCGGCTGGAGTGCTTCCGGGAGGCGCTCGCCGCGCACGGTGTCGCGCTGCCGCCGGAACGTGCCGTCGGGTCGCCGGACATGACGCCGGCCGGGGGCCGCCGCGCGCTGCGGGACCTGCTCGACCTGCCGGAACCGCCGGACGCCGTGCTCGCCGCCGACAACCTGATGGCGCTGGGCGCGCTGGACGAGATCCGGGCGCGCGGCCTGCGGATCCCGGACGACGTGGCGCTGGTGTCGTTCGACGACGTGGCCTGGTTCGCGCACACCGATCCGCCGCTGACGGCCGTCGCCCAGCCGACGCGGGAGCTGGGGCGGGCTGCGGTGCACACCCTGCTGGAGCGCGTCGAGGGCCGCCCGGCCGAGTCTGTGCTGCTGCCGGCCCGGCTGGTGGTGCGCCGCTCCTGCGGCGAACCGGCGTGA
- a CDS encoding glycine C-acetyltransferase — protein MFDSVRDDLRATLEEIREAGLFKPERVIGTPQSASVSVTAGGAPGDVLNFCANNYLGLADHPEVVAAAKDALDRWGYGMASVRFICGTQDVHKELEARLSAFLGQEDTILYSSCFDANGGVFETLLGPEDAVISDALNHASIIDGIRLSKARRHRYANRDLADLEKQLQDTQDARRRLIVTDGVFSMDGYVAPLREICDLADRYDAMVMVDDSHAVGFVGPGGRGTPELHGVMDRVDIITGTLGKALGGASGGYVAARAEIVALLRQRSRPYLFSNSLAPVIAAASLKVLDLLESAGDLRERLNANTALFRRRMTEEGFEILPGDHPIAPVMIGDAAQAGRMAELLLERGVYVIGFSYPVVPMGAARIRVQLSAAHSTADVERAIAAFVDARAALKG, from the coding sequence ATGTTCGACTCCGTCCGCGACGACCTCCGCGCCACGCTCGAAGAGATCCGCGAAGCTGGCCTCTTCAAGCCGGAGCGCGTGATCGGCACGCCGCAGAGCGCCTCCGTCAGCGTCACCGCCGGCGGCGCCCCGGGTGACGTCCTCAACTTCTGCGCCAACAACTACCTCGGCCTCGCCGACCACCCCGAGGTCGTCGCCGCCGCCAAGGACGCCCTCGACCGCTGGGGCTACGGCATGGCGTCGGTGCGGTTCATCTGCGGCACGCAGGACGTCCACAAGGAGCTGGAGGCGCGGCTGTCGGCGTTCCTCGGCCAGGAGGACACGATCCTCTACTCCTCCTGCTTCGACGCCAACGGCGGTGTCTTCGAGACGCTGCTCGGCCCCGAGGACGCCGTCATCTCCGACGCCCTCAACCACGCCAGCATCATCGACGGCATCCGCCTCTCCAAGGCCCGCCGCCACCGCTACGCCAACCGCGACCTGGCCGACCTGGAGAAGCAGCTCCAGGACACGCAGGACGCCCGCCGCCGTCTGATCGTCACCGACGGCGTGTTCTCCATGGACGGCTACGTCGCCCCGCTCCGCGAGATCTGCGACCTGGCCGACCGGTACGACGCCATGGTCATGGTGGACGACTCGCACGCCGTCGGCTTCGTCGGCCCCGGCGGCCGCGGCACGCCCGAGCTGCACGGCGTCATGGACCGGGTGGACATCATCACCGGCACCCTCGGCAAGGCCCTCGGCGGCGCGTCCGGCGGCTACGTCGCGGCCCGCGCCGAGATCGTCGCCCTGCTGCGGCAGCGCTCGCGCCCGTACCTCTTCTCGAACTCCCTCGCCCCGGTCATCGCCGCCGCCTCCCTCAAGGTCCTCGACCTGCTGGAGTCCGCCGGCGACCTGCGGGAGCGGCTGAACGCCAACACGGCGCTGTTCCGCCGCCGGATGACCGAGGAGGGCTTCGAGATCCTGCCCGGCGACCACCCGATCGCCCCGGTCATGATCGGCGACGCGGCCCAGGCGGGCCGGATGGCCGAGCTGCTGCTGGAGCGCGGCGTGTACGTGATCGGCTTCTCGTACCCGGTGGTCCCGATGGGCGCCGCCCGGATCCGCGTCCAGCTGTCGGCCGCGCACTCGACGGCCGACGTCGAGCGGGCGATCGCGGCGTTCGTCGACGCGCGCGCGGCGCTCAAGGGCTGA
- a CDS encoding saccharopine dehydrogenase family protein — protein sequence MSSAESSPVHTAVSRQDGPRRPYDVVLFGATGFVGELTAAYLLSHAPQGCRLALAGRNRARLERLRERLADGSGPAPALLTAAADDPAALRGLAESAHVVATTVGPYIHHGEPLVAACAAAGTDYLDLTGEAEFVDSVYVRHDARARETGARIVHSCGFDSVPYDLGVYYTVRHLPEDVPLRVDGFVRARGAFSGGTLASALTVAGRGRQTLAAARERRRYEPRPAAGRRVRVPLGGPRFSPETGAWALPLPTIDPQVVRRSAAALERYGPDFRYRHYAAVRTLPVALAAPVGVAGLVAAAQVPAFRGWMAGRYPGGRGPDAERRARSWFRVRFVGEGGGRRVLTEVAGGDPGYGETAVMFGEAALCLAHDRLPTTSGQVTTAVAMGDALTERLIAAGIRFRVAAAD from the coding sequence ATGAGCAGTGCCGAGAGCAGTCCCGTGCACACTGCCGTGAGCAGGCAGGACGGCCCCCGGCGGCCCTACGACGTCGTCCTCTTCGGCGCCACCGGCTTCGTCGGCGAACTGACCGCCGCGTACCTCCTGTCCCACGCGCCACAGGGCTGCCGGCTGGCCCTCGCCGGGCGGAACCGGGCCAGGCTGGAACGGCTGCGGGAGCGGCTGGCCGACGGGTCCGGTCCCGCGCCCGCCCTGCTCACCGCCGCCGCCGACGACCCGGCCGCGCTGCGCGGCCTCGCCGAATCCGCCCACGTCGTCGCCACCACCGTGGGCCCGTACATCCACCACGGCGAGCCGCTGGTCGCCGCGTGCGCGGCGGCCGGCACCGACTACCTGGACCTCACCGGCGAGGCGGAGTTCGTCGACTCCGTGTACGTCCGGCACGACGCGCGGGCCCGCGAGACGGGCGCGCGGATCGTGCACAGTTGCGGCTTCGACTCGGTCCCGTACGACCTCGGCGTGTACTACACCGTCCGGCACCTGCCCGAGGACGTGCCGCTGCGCGTCGACGGCTTCGTCCGGGCCCGCGGCGCCTTCTCCGGCGGCACGCTGGCCTCCGCCCTGACCGTCGCGGGACGCGGCCGGCAGACGCTGGCCGCCGCCCGGGAGCGGCGGCGGTACGAGCCGCGGCCCGCGGCCGGCCGCCGGGTCAGAGTGCCGCTGGGCGGGCCGCGGTTCAGCCCGGAGACGGGCGCCTGGGCGCTGCCGCTGCCGACCATCGACCCCCAGGTCGTACGGCGCTCGGCCGCCGCGCTGGAGCGGTACGGGCCCGACTTCCGCTACCGGCACTACGCGGCGGTGCGGACGCTGCCGGTCGCGCTGGCCGCCCCGGTGGGAGTCGCCGGCCTGGTCGCCGCCGCCCAAGTCCCCGCGTTCCGGGGCTGGATGGCGGGCCGCTACCCCGGCGGGCGCGGTCCGGACGCCGAACGGCGGGCCCGGAGCTGGTTCCGGGTCCGGTTCGTCGGCGAGGGCGGCGGGCGGCGGGTGCTGACCGAGGTCGCGGGCGGCGACCCGGGGTACGGGGAGACCGCCGTGATGTTCGGCGAGGCGGCACTGTGCCTCGCGCACGACCGACTCCCCACGACCTCCGGGCAGGTGACGACCGCCGTGGCGATGGGCGACGCCCTGACGGAGCGGCTCATCGCCGCGGGGATCCGCTTCCGCGTCGCGGCGGCCGACTGA
- a CDS encoding superoxide dismutase family protein, with the protein MISASAVAAAAALLVAVPAVGPGPGPGSDPGSGPGSGSGRDAVTVAETFRTRSGGAAVTYVPDAVPGGARVRVAERPAHGGGTRFVLRLQGLPAGRTFGAHVHRQACGPKPDDAGPHYQNVKDPVQPSVDPAYANPRNEVWLDLTTDAHGAARAETAVAWRVRPGEARSVVLHEHATDTRAGRAGTAGARLACVTVPFGTKR; encoded by the coding sequence ATGATCTCCGCATCCGCAGTGGCCGCTGCCGCCGCCCTCCTGGTGGCGGTCCCCGCCGTCGGTCCCGGCCCCGGCCCCGGCTCCGATCCGGGCTCCGGTCCCGGCTCGGGCTCCGGGCGCGACGCCGTCACCGTCGCCGAGACCTTCCGTACGCGCTCGGGCGGCGCCGCCGTCACCTACGTGCCCGACGCCGTGCCCGGGGGCGCGCGGGTCCGGGTGGCGGAGCGTCCGGCGCACGGCGGGGGCACCCGGTTCGTCCTGCGCCTCCAGGGGCTGCCCGCCGGGCGGACGTTCGGGGCCCATGTGCACCGCCAGGCGTGCGGACCGAAGCCCGACGACGCGGGGCCGCACTATCAGAACGTCAAGGATCCGGTGCAGCCCTCGGTCGACCCCGCCTACGCGAACCCCCGCAACGAGGTCTGGCTCGATCTCACCACCGACGCCCACGGTGCCGCTCGCGCCGAGACGGCCGTCGCCTGGCGCGTCCGCCCGGGCGAGGCCCGTTCGGTGGTCCTCCACGAACACGCCACCGACACCCGCGCCGGCCGCGCCGGCACGGCGGGGGCGCGGCTGGCCTGCGTCACGGTGCCCTTCGGAACGAAGCGCTGA
- a CDS encoding excalibur calcium-binding domain-containing protein, producing the protein MPSGRKNAAGEGVEGCLGCLLLVVIGIAVFVGCDFGGSHDDAAPHDTARPSSAAPVARWRPEADDDETSTWVGERTTVPVTSNDTAVDAEGTRMDDLDARVSHHFTTKDTIVRVVTGPRHGSAAVSGADVAYTPEAGFSGDDEFEYTVALNGRTSKAKVSVKVEYRPGEGPEDSSSGAARRRSDDSGRSSDDLDRPSGDSGRSSGGGSEDSGESPENAGSGQGAGKGGATYYRNCAAARAAGAAPVHRGEPGYGSHLDRDGDGIGCEGRRR; encoded by the coding sequence GTGCCATCGGGCAGGAAGAACGCGGCCGGGGAAGGTGTCGAGGGCTGCCTCGGCTGCCTCCTGCTGGTCGTCATCGGCATCGCCGTGTTCGTCGGCTGCGACTTCGGCGGCTCCCACGACGACGCGGCTCCGCACGACACCGCGCGGCCTTCGTCCGCTGCCCCGGTCGCCCGCTGGCGCCCGGAGGCGGACGACGACGAGACGTCGACGTGGGTCGGGGAGCGCACCACCGTTCCGGTCACGTCGAACGACACGGCGGTGGACGCCGAGGGCACCCGCATGGACGACCTCGACGCCCGGGTGTCGCACCACTTCACCACCAAGGACACCATCGTCCGCGTCGTCACCGGGCCGCGGCACGGCAGCGCGGCCGTCAGCGGCGCGGACGTCGCGTACACGCCGGAGGCGGGGTTCAGCGGTGACGACGAGTTCGAGTACACCGTGGCCCTGAACGGCCGTACCAGCAAGGCGAAGGTCTCCGTCAAGGTCGAGTACCGGCCGGGGGAGGGGCCGGAGGACTCGTCTTCCGGTGCGGCGAGGCGCCGATCCGACGACTCGGGCCGGTCGTCCGACGACTTGGACCGGCCATCCGGGGACTCGGGCCGGTCTTCCGGGGGAGGCAGCGAGGACTCCGGGGAGAGCCCTGAGAACGCGGGCTCCGGTCAGGGCGCGGGGAAGGGCGGCGCGACGTACTACCGCAACTGCGCGGCGGCCCGCGCCGCGGGTGCCGCCCCCGTGCATCGAGGGGAGCCCGGATACGGCAGCCACCTCGACCGGGACGGCGACGGAATCGGGTGCGAGGGACGCCGTCGGTGA
- the tdh gene encoding L-threonine 3-dehydrogenase, producing MKALVKHKAEPGLWLMDVPEPEIGAGDVLIRVLRTGICGTDLHIRSWDGWAQGAVKTPLVLGHEFVGEVAEVGADVRDIAVGDRVSGEGHLVCGKCRNCLAGRRHLCRSTVGLGVGRDGAFAEYVALPASNVWVHRTEVDLDVAAIFDPFGNAVHTALSFPLVGEDVLITGAGPIGIMAAAVAKHAGARNVVITDVSEPRLDLARKAGATLACNVAESSIAEAQRTLGLREGFDVGLEMSGRPEALQDMIANMTHGGRIAMLGLPAQEFPVDWAKLVTSMITIKGIYGREMFETWYAMTVLLEAGLDLSPVITGRYGYRDFDAAFDEAATARSGKIILDWTA from the coding sequence ATGAAGGCACTCGTCAAGCACAAGGCCGAGCCGGGTCTGTGGCTCATGGACGTCCCCGAGCCGGAGATCGGCGCCGGTGACGTGCTGATCCGGGTGCTGCGCACCGGCATCTGCGGGACGGACCTGCACATCCGCTCCTGGGACGGGTGGGCCCAGGGGGCCGTCAAGACGCCGCTGGTGCTCGGGCACGAGTTCGTCGGCGAGGTGGCCGAGGTCGGCGCGGACGTCCGGGACATCGCGGTCGGCGACCGGGTGAGCGGCGAGGGCCACCTGGTCTGCGGCAAGTGCCGCAACTGCCTGGCCGGCCGCCGCCACCTGTGCCGGAGCACGGTCGGCCTCGGCGTCGGCCGGGACGGCGCCTTCGCCGAGTACGTCGCGCTGCCGGCCTCCAACGTCTGGGTGCACCGCACCGAGGTCGACCTGGACGTCGCCGCGATCTTCGACCCGTTCGGCAACGCCGTGCACACCGCGCTGTCCTTCCCGCTGGTCGGCGAGGACGTCCTGATCACGGGCGCGGGCCCGATCGGCATCATGGCCGCGGCCGTGGCGAAGCACGCCGGCGCCCGCAACGTGGTGATCACCGACGTCAGCGAGCCGCGCCTGGACCTGGCCCGCAAGGCCGGCGCCACCCTGGCGTGCAACGTGGCGGAGTCCTCGATCGCCGAGGCGCAGCGCACGCTGGGCCTGCGCGAGGGCTTCGACGTCGGCCTGGAGATGTCCGGCCGCCCCGAGGCGCTCCAGGACATGATCGCCAACATGACGCACGGCGGCCGGATCGCCATGCTGGGTCTGCCCGCGCAGGAGTTCCCCGTCGACTGGGCGAAGCTCGTCACCTCGATGATCACCATCAAGGGCATCTACGGCCGTGAGATGTTCGAGACGTGGTACGCGATGACCGTGCTGCTGGAGGCCGGCCTGGACCTCAGTCCGGTGATCACCGGCCGGTACGGGTACCGGGACTTCGACGCGGCCTTCGACGAGGCCGCCACCGCGCGCAGTGGCAAGATCATCCTCGACTGGACCGCCTGA
- a CDS encoding barstar family protein — MTNSELTVDLRGRLMETLDDFWDAVAKPCGLPEWFGRNLDAWADTIGTRGISEVIDRHDLLVVHVGRQGLFDGSRPEGDVLAGVFDGERNRLVVHAAA, encoded by the coding sequence GTGACCAACAGTGAGCTGACGGTCGACCTGCGCGGTCGGCTGATGGAGACCCTCGACGACTTCTGGGACGCGGTGGCCAAGCCGTGCGGGCTGCCCGAGTGGTTCGGGCGGAATCTCGACGCGTGGGCGGACACGATCGGGACGCGGGGCATTTCCGAGGTGATCGACCGTCACGACCTCCTGGTCGTGCACGTCGGCCGGCAGGGCCTCTTCGACGGGAGCCGGCCGGAGGGCGACGTCCTGGCCGGCGTCTTCGACGGAGAGCGGAACCGGCTCGTCGTCCACGCGGCGGCCTGA
- the sph gene encoding sphingomyelin phosphodiesterase: MQLPGPTRAATTLAAALLTAAALAHPAGAAGAAAPDPAVSGLKVLTYNTFLMSTNLYPNWGQRHRAEAIPAAGFFQGQDVVVLQEAFDNDASDALKARAADRYPYQTPVVGRSKDGWDATGGAYSALTPEDGGVTVLSKWPIVRKEQVVFKDACGSDKWSNKGFAYVVLNVGGARVHIVGTHTQSTDGGCAAGEAVADRARQFRQIDAFLDAKSIPANEQVIVAGDLNVDSRSAEFASLLADADLDPAEARTGHPYSFDTRENSVAAYRYPNDAREDLDHVLHRKGHVRPAGWTNTVVQERSAPWTVSSWGKEYTYTDLSDHYPVVAGGR; this comes from the coding sequence GTGCAGCTCCCCGGCCCCACCCGTGCCGCGACCACCCTCGCCGCCGCCCTGCTGACCGCCGCCGCACTGGCGCACCCGGCGGGCGCCGCCGGTGCGGCCGCGCCCGACCCTGCCGTGTCGGGGCTGAAGGTGCTCACCTACAACACCTTCCTCATGAGCACGAACCTGTACCCGAATTGGGGACAGCGGCACCGGGCCGAGGCGATCCCCGCCGCGGGCTTCTTCCAGGGGCAGGACGTCGTCGTCCTCCAGGAGGCGTTCGACAACGACGCCTCCGACGCGCTCAAGGCCCGCGCCGCCGACCGGTACCCGTACCAGACGCCCGTCGTCGGCCGCTCCAAGGACGGCTGGGACGCCACCGGCGGCGCCTACTCGGCCCTCACCCCGGAGGACGGCGGGGTGACCGTGCTCAGCAAGTGGCCCATCGTCCGCAAGGAACAGGTCGTCTTCAAGGACGCCTGCGGCTCCGACAAGTGGTCCAACAAGGGCTTCGCGTACGTCGTCCTGAACGTCGGCGGCGCCCGCGTGCACATCGTCGGCACCCACACGCAGTCCACGGACGGCGGCTGCGCGGCGGGGGAGGCCGTCGCGGACCGCGCCCGGCAGTTCCGGCAGATCGACGCGTTCCTCGACGCCAAGAGCATCCCGGCGAACGAGCAGGTCATCGTCGCCGGAGACCTCAACGTCGACTCCCGGAGCGCCGAGTTCGCCTCCCTGCTCGCCGACGCGGACCTCGACCCGGCGGAAGCGCGCACCGGCCACCCGTACTCCTTCGACACCCGCGAGAACTCCGTCGCCGCCTACCGGTACCCGAACGACGCCCGGGAGGACCTGGACCACGTCCTGCACCGCAAGGGCCACGTCCGGCCCGCCGGGTGGACGAACACGGTGGTCCAGGAGCGGTCCGCGCCCTGGACCGTGTCGAGCTGGGGCAAGGAGTACACCTACACCGACCTCTCCGACCACTACCCGGTCGTCGCCGGCGGGCGCTGA